Proteins from a single region of Seriola aureovittata isolate HTS-2021-v1 ecotype China chromosome 9, ASM2101889v1, whole genome shotgun sequence:
- the LOC130174483 gene encoding 6-phosphofructo-2-kinase/fructose-2,6-bisphosphatase 1-like isoform X2 → MEVPQLEHMRLRRCDSAASVPQFCNSPTMIVMVGLPARGKTYISKKLTRYLNWIGVPTKMFNVGQYRREAVKIYKNFEFFKPDNEEAMRIRKACASAALKDVTTYFTKEQGQVAVFDATNTTRERRTVIMAFAKEKGYKVFFVESICDDPEIVAENIKQVKFGSPDYVDHDINEAMEDFVQRIECYKASYMPIDDERDRKLSYIKIFDVGSRYLVNRVQDHIQSRIVYYLMNIHVTPRSIYLSRHGESELNLLGRIGGDSGLSPRGQKYANALAAFIKGQNIKDLKVWTSHMKRTIQTAEALGVQYEQWKALNEIDAGVCEELSYEEIQENFPEEFALRDQDKYRYRYPKGESYEDLVHRLEPVIMELERQENILVVCHQAIMRCLLAYFLDKPADALPYLRCPLHTVLKLTPIAYGCKIESFFLNIEAVNTHRERPENVDINRNPDEALQTVPDHI, encoded by the exons CCTCGGTGCCTCAGTTCTGTAACTCTCCTACGATGATTGTGATGGTGGGTCTGCCAGCCAGAGGGAAGACGTACATCTCCAAGAAGCTCACTCGCTACCTGAACTGGATTGGAGTTCCTACAAAAA TGTTTAATGTGGGCCAGTACCGAAGGGAGGCTGTCAAGATCTATAAGAACTTTGAGTTCTTCAAACCTGATAATGAGGAGGCCATGAGAATCCGCAA GGCCTGTGCATCAGCCGCTCTCAAAGACGTCACTACCTACTTCACAAAGGAGCAGGGACAAGTAGCC GTATTTGATGCTACCAACACCAccagggagaggaggacagtTATTATGGCTTTTGCAAAGGAGAAAGGCTACAAG GTGTTCTTTGTGGAATCAATCTGCGATGACCCAGAGATCGTTGCAGAGAATATCAAG CAAGTCAAGTTTGGGAGTCCAGATTATGTGGATCATGACATCAATGAAGCCATGGAAGACTTTGTCCAGCGCATCGAGTGTTACAAGGCCAGTTACATGCCTATAGATGATGAAAGAGACAG GAAGCTCTCCTACATCAAGATCTTTGACGTGGGGAGTAGATACCTGGTCAACCGGGTCCAAGACCACATTCAGAGCAGGATAGTATACTACCTCATGAACATCCACGTCACACCAAGATCAATCTATCTGAGCCGCCACGGAGAGAGTGAACTCAACCTTTTAGGTCGCATCGGTGGAGATTCAGGCCTCTCCCCTAGAGGACAGAAG TATGCTAATGCCTTGGCAGCCTTCATCAAGGGTCAGAATATTAAAGACCTGAAGGTGTGGACCAGCCACATGAAGAGGACCATCCAGACGGCAGAGGCTCTGGGAGTCCAGTATGAACAGTGGAAGGCTCTCAATGAGATAGATGCT GGTGTATGTGAGGAGCTTTCCTATGAGGAGATTCAGGAGAATTTCCCAGAGGAGTTTGCACTGAGAGACCAGGACAAGTATCGTTATCGTTACCCCAAGGGTGAG TCCTATGAGGACCTCGTCCATCGTCTAGAGCCAGTCATCATGGAGCTGGAACGACAGGAAAATATTCTGGTCGTCTGCCATCAAGCTATAATGCGCTGCCTGCTTGCCTACTTCTTAGACAAACCTGCAG ATGCATTGCCTTATCTAAGATGCCCCCTTCACACGGTGCTAAAACTCACTCCAATAGCCTACG GGTGTAAGATTGAGTCATTTTTCCTCAATATTGAAGCAGTCaacactcacagagagaggCCAGAG AATGTCGACATCAACAGAAACCCGGACGAAGCTCTGCAGACTGTTCCTGACCACatataa
- the LOC130174483 gene encoding 6-phosphofructo-2-kinase/fructose-2,6-bisphosphatase 1-like isoform X1, with translation MALTINASAEQKKLTQTPLLKIWVPWMGCNLNRRRGSSVPQFCNSPTMIVMVGLPARGKTYISKKLTRYLNWIGVPTKMFNVGQYRREAVKIYKNFEFFKPDNEEAMRIRKACASAALKDVTTYFTKEQGQVAVFDATNTTRERRTVIMAFAKEKGYKVFFVESICDDPEIVAENIKQVKFGSPDYVDHDINEAMEDFVQRIECYKASYMPIDDERDRKLSYIKIFDVGSRYLVNRVQDHIQSRIVYYLMNIHVTPRSIYLSRHGESELNLLGRIGGDSGLSPRGQKYANALAAFIKGQNIKDLKVWTSHMKRTIQTAEALGVQYEQWKALNEIDAGVCEELSYEEIQENFPEEFALRDQDKYRYRYPKGESYEDLVHRLEPVIMELERQENILVVCHQAIMRCLLAYFLDKPADALPYLRCPLHTVLKLTPIAYGCKIESFFLNIEAVNTHRERPENVDINRNPDEALQTVPDHI, from the exons CCTCGGTGCCTCAGTTCTGTAACTCTCCTACGATGATTGTGATGGTGGGTCTGCCAGCCAGAGGGAAGACGTACATCTCCAAGAAGCTCACTCGCTACCTGAACTGGATTGGAGTTCCTACAAAAA TGTTTAATGTGGGCCAGTACCGAAGGGAGGCTGTCAAGATCTATAAGAACTTTGAGTTCTTCAAACCTGATAATGAGGAGGCCATGAGAATCCGCAA GGCCTGTGCATCAGCCGCTCTCAAAGACGTCACTACCTACTTCACAAAGGAGCAGGGACAAGTAGCC GTATTTGATGCTACCAACACCAccagggagaggaggacagtTATTATGGCTTTTGCAAAGGAGAAAGGCTACAAG GTGTTCTTTGTGGAATCAATCTGCGATGACCCAGAGATCGTTGCAGAGAATATCAAG CAAGTCAAGTTTGGGAGTCCAGATTATGTGGATCATGACATCAATGAAGCCATGGAAGACTTTGTCCAGCGCATCGAGTGTTACAAGGCCAGTTACATGCCTATAGATGATGAAAGAGACAG GAAGCTCTCCTACATCAAGATCTTTGACGTGGGGAGTAGATACCTGGTCAACCGGGTCCAAGACCACATTCAGAGCAGGATAGTATACTACCTCATGAACATCCACGTCACACCAAGATCAATCTATCTGAGCCGCCACGGAGAGAGTGAACTCAACCTTTTAGGTCGCATCGGTGGAGATTCAGGCCTCTCCCCTAGAGGACAGAAG TATGCTAATGCCTTGGCAGCCTTCATCAAGGGTCAGAATATTAAAGACCTGAAGGTGTGGACCAGCCACATGAAGAGGACCATCCAGACGGCAGAGGCTCTGGGAGTCCAGTATGAACAGTGGAAGGCTCTCAATGAGATAGATGCT GGTGTATGTGAGGAGCTTTCCTATGAGGAGATTCAGGAGAATTTCCCAGAGGAGTTTGCACTGAGAGACCAGGACAAGTATCGTTATCGTTACCCCAAGGGTGAG TCCTATGAGGACCTCGTCCATCGTCTAGAGCCAGTCATCATGGAGCTGGAACGACAGGAAAATATTCTGGTCGTCTGCCATCAAGCTATAATGCGCTGCCTGCTTGCCTACTTCTTAGACAAACCTGCAG ATGCATTGCCTTATCTAAGATGCCCCCTTCACACGGTGCTAAAACTCACTCCAATAGCCTACG GGTGTAAGATTGAGTCATTTTTCCTCAATATTGAAGCAGTCaacactcacagagagaggCCAGAG AATGTCGACATCAACAGAAACCCGGACGAAGCTCTGCAGACTGTTCCTGACCACatataa